From the Nodularia sp. NIES-3585 genome, one window contains:
- a CDS encoding pentapeptide repeat-containing protein, with translation MDISDSEITLESLAARISNLEVEQDIRRKNIAWLKQYFDNLKQEFHERPEIQQFGLIQQEVALLNAQFTEFKKSFDDSLNLLLGADNGDASTEKDGLDDAEIVKQFFERVEQQKSQTSLVVAVTNTENSQITVNEPESEVDVTESQEENNTKFTNLEFQLERIIWLVNRTYASELEPQDIPIDAAEFLRRYEAGERDFSNCHLAGINLSGKDLSHINLTQANLKGANLSGTNIFSGNLNAANLQNADISKASLNGTTLSQANFDHANLHHIKLSHITLENVTLRKANLFGAELNNVNLNGANLSGANLSSLNLRKLNLSGANLSNANLQNANLLQTNLEGANLQGANLETAIYNDNTIFPKDFIPTESGAYLIAPGASLANANLAGADLRGVNLIGANLKYSNLDSVILHGTDLSQANLSSANLTKANLSSAKLIQANMSGAKLNEADLGSANLTAAILTHAQLMLSNLSGANLTAAVLSGANLTNARLFSVNCSGADLSGVNLVGASLNGNFSSANFRQVNLCGASLQGLKLEAANFTSSDLRGADLRNAKLEKANLKNANISGANFEGASLTGAIMPDGTTHD, from the coding sequence ATCACTTTAGAATCTTTAGCAGCGCGGATTTCTAATTTAGAAGTTGAACAAGATATCCGCAGAAAAAACATTGCTTGGTTAAAACAGTATTTTGATAACTTGAAACAAGAATTTCACGAAAGACCTGAAATACAGCAATTTGGATTGATACAACAAGAAGTTGCACTTTTAAATGCACAATTTACTGAGTTCAAAAAATCTTTTGATGATTCACTAAATTTGCTTCTAGGTGCGGATAATGGTGACGCGTCAACTGAGAAGGATGGTTTAGATGATGCGGAAATTGTCAAGCAGTTTTTTGAAAGAGTTGAACAGCAAAAAAGTCAAACGAGTTTGGTAGTAGCAGTTACTAATACTGAAAATAGTCAAATTACTGTAAATGAACCAGAATCAGAAGTCGATGTTACTGAAAGTCAGGAAGAAAATAACACTAAGTTCACGAATTTAGAATTTCAGCTAGAGAGAATAATCTGGTTAGTTAATAGAACTTACGCGTCAGAATTAGAACCTCAGGATATACCTATTGATGCGGCGGAATTTTTGCGGCGTTATGAAGCTGGAGAACGAGATTTTAGCAATTGTCATTTAGCCGGAATAAATTTGAGTGGCAAAGATTTAAGTCATATTAATTTAACTCAAGCTAATCTAAAAGGTGCAAATCTTAGTGGTACTAACATATTTTCTGGAAATTTAAATGCTGCCAATCTTCAAAATGCAGATATAAGTAAAGCTAGCTTAAATGGCACAACATTGAGTCAAGCAAATTTTGATCATGCTAATCTCCATCATATAAAACTCAGCCACATAACGCTAGAAAACGTCACACTCAGAAAAGCCAATCTTTTTGGAGCAGAGCTTAATAATGTTAACTTAAATGGAGCTAACTTGAGTGGAGCTAATTTAAGTAGTTTAAATTTGAGAAAACTTAATTTAAGCGGAGCTAACTTGAGTAATGCTAATCTCCAAAATGCTAACCTTTTGCAAACCAACTTGGAAGGAGCAAACCTTCAGGGAGCGAATCTTGAAACAGCAATTTACAATGACAATACTATTTTTCCTAAGGATTTTATTCCCACTGAATCGGGGGCTTATTTAATCGCTCCAGGTGCGTCTTTGGCAAATGCTAACTTAGCAGGTGCTGATTTACGCGGGGTTAACTTAATAGGGGCTAACCTAAAATATTCTAACCTTGATTCAGTCATATTACATGGTACAGATTTAAGTCAGGCTAATTTGAGTAGTGCAAATTTAACTAAAGCAAATTTGAGCAGTGCAAAACTTATTCAGGCTAATATGAGTGGAGCAAAATTGAATGAAGCGGATCTGGGTAGTGCTAATCTAACTGCTGCTATACTCACCCATGCACAACTGATGCTGTCAAATTTAAGTGGAGCTAACCTAACTGCGGCTGTATTAAGTGGAGCTAATTTGACAAACGCAAGATTATTTTCCGTAAACTGTAGCGGTGCTGATTTAAGTGGAGTAAATTTGGTGGGTGCGAGTCTTAATGGTAACTTTAGTAGTGCAAATTTTCGACAAGTAAACCTCTGTGGAGCATCCTTACAAGGTCTAAAATTAGAGGCAGCTAACTTCACTTCATCTGATTTACGTGGTGCAGATTTGCGTAATGCGAAGCTAGAAAAAGCCAACTTAAAAAACGCAAATATCAGTGGAGCTAACTTTGAAGGAGCATCCCTCACCGGTGCTATTATGCCAGACGGTACAACTCATGATTAG